Proteins from one Candidatus Cloacimonadota bacterium genomic window:
- a CDS encoding ABC transporter ATP-binding protein produces MNLIETHNLTKFYGKLKALDNVTLSIPEGRIIGLLGKNGAGKSTLMRCLLGFLKFKGNVNIMGKTLSELKESIHDHIAFIPDVSCLDDKLTVKQTIDYVAALNQSWNQEKATDLLAKSDLPIDKKVSSLSKGMKTKLYLLITLSLDVQVLLLDEPTLGLDIVFRKEFFNTILGEFYDENKTIIISTHQVEEVEQILQDIIFIDDGEIILYENIEELKKEYSIFTVTSDKLELLQEHKPRLITKTLGHHSAILPSNIKIADAQISKPTLSDLFLEKVGGSNEKI; encoded by the coding sequence ATGAATCTCATCGAAACCCACAATTTAACCAAATTTTATGGAAAGCTGAAAGCTCTGGATAATGTAACGCTTTCAATTCCGGAAGGCAGAATTATCGGACTGCTGGGCAAGAACGGAGCAGGAAAATCAACTCTGATGCGTTGCCTGCTGGGTTTTCTCAAATTCAAGGGAAATGTGAATATAATGGGCAAAACTCTTTCGGAACTGAAAGAATCCATTCACGATCACATTGCGTTCATTCCCGACGTAAGCTGCCTGGACGATAAACTTACAGTGAAGCAGACCATCGATTATGTAGCCGCTTTGAACCAGAGCTGGAATCAGGAAAAAGCCACTGATCTTCTGGCCAAAAGTGATCTTCCAATAGATAAGAAAGTTTCATCACTTTCCAAAGGAATGAAAACAAAACTTTATCTGCTGATCACGCTCTCTCTGGATGTTCAGGTGCTGCTGCTGGATGAGCCGACTTTAGGCTTGGATATCGTTTTCAGGAAGGAATTTTTCAACACGATCCTGGGCGAATTTTATGACGAAAACAAAACGATAATCATTTCCACGCATCAAGTGGAAGAAGTAGAACAGATCCTGCAGGACATCATATTCATCGACGACGGCGAGATCATTCTGTACGAAAATATCGAAGAACTGAAAAAGGAATATTCTATCTTCACAGTTACATCCGATAAATTAGAGTTATTACAAGAACACAAGCCAAGATTGATCACCAAAACGCTGGGACATCACAGTGCTATCCTTCCCAGCAATATCAAGATCGCAGATGCCCAGATTTCTAAGCCAACCTTATCCGATCTGTTTCTGGAAAAAGTAGGAGGATCAAATGAAAAAATTTAA
- a CDS encoding GntR family transcriptional regulator codes for MKFDDSVPIYLQIKEEIENAIITNSLKEEEPIPSIRSLAAQYRLNPQTVSNAVSELMNEGVIFKKRGIGMFVEKGAKAKLTKKKNQEFRNDDLIKLVHKSKSLGITKQELIESIASVYEQGGNK; via the coding sequence ATGAAGTTTGATGACAGTGTTCCGATCTACTTGCAGATCAAGGAAGAGATCGAAAACGCCATTATTACCAATTCCCTCAAAGAGGAAGAACCGATACCATCCATCCGTTCGCTGGCAGCTCAATACAGGCTGAATCCGCAAACTGTATCCAATGCTGTAAGTGAACTCATGAATGAAGGAGTGATCTTCAAAAAAAGAGGAATCGGTATGTTCGTGGAAAAAGGAGCAAAAGCCAAACTGACCAAGAAGAAAAATCAGGAATTTCGCAACGACGACCTGATAAAACTGGTACACAAAAGTAAATCACTGGGAATTACCAAACAAGAATTGATCGAATCTATCGCCAGTGTTTATGAGCAAGGAGGAAACAAATGA
- a CDS encoding site-specific integrase, which yields MRIELKEFTIKEQKRIALLFKYDREVIELIKQIEGSKWSAIDKFWHIPYQEEAYQKLNKQFKDKLEFVKYSEVPSEYFAALEKENYNESTFKTYSNNFRKFLQYYPNLKPAEITPDQIRKYIIHLVDEKKCSPSYQNNVITAIRFYYTKVLGRELDDYYAPRPHRPKSTPKVLNEQEVAAILKHVTDLRDKCMIFLVYSAGLTPSEIIYLKPDHVDSKAMKIFISSAKGDKDRYVVLADKLLILLRKYFKQYKPKEWLFESSPGKQYSRRNLQKSFQTAVKKSGINKPATLTILKNSFAVHLIEKGVDIRYIQQILGHKQSKTTMKYLKVSKKDIKAIRSPLDSLEI from the coding sequence ATGCGGATTGAATTGAAAGAATTCACAATTAAAGAGCAAAAACGCATTGCACTTTTGTTCAAATATGATAGAGAAGTAATAGAGCTGATAAAACAGATCGAAGGCAGTAAATGGTCTGCTATTGATAAGTTCTGGCATATTCCCTACCAGGAAGAAGCATATCAAAAGCTAAATAAACAGTTTAAGGATAAACTGGAATTTGTAAAATATTCGGAAGTTCCTTCAGAATATTTTGCAGCTTTGGAAAAAGAAAATTACAACGAATCGACTTTTAAAACTTATTCAAATAATTTCAGAAAGTTTCTACAATATTATCCCAACTTGAAACCAGCTGAGATCACACCTGATCAGATTAGAAAATACATAATTCATTTAGTAGATGAAAAGAAGTGTTCTCCTTCTTACCAAAACAATGTTATCACTGCAATTCGATTCTATTACACAAAAGTATTAGGTAGAGAATTAGATGATTATTATGCTCCACGTCCTCATAGACCAAAAAGCACACCCAAAGTTTTGAACGAACAGGAAGTTGCAGCCATTTTGAAACATGTAACTGATCTACGAGATAAATGCATGATTTTCCTGGTATATTCCGCAGGATTAACTCCCAGTGAGATAATTTACCTGAAACCGGATCATGTAGATTCAAAAGCGATGAAGATCTTTATTAGCAGTGCAAAAGGAGACAAGGACAGATATGTGGTTTTAGCTGATAAATTACTTATTTTATTACGAAAATACTTCAAGCAGTATAAACCGAAAGAGTGGTTATTTGAAAGCTCTCCCGGCAAACAATATTCCAGAAGAAACTTACAAAAATCCTTCCAAACTGCCGTAAAAAAGAGCGGAATAAATAAACCAGCAACCCTAACGATATTGAAAAATTCTTTTGCTGTTCATTTAATAGAAAAAGGAGTGGATATAAGATATATTCAGCAAATTCTGGGTCACAAACAATCTAAAACTACGATGAAATATTTAAAGGTCAGCAAAAAGGATATAAAAGCAATTAGAAGTCCATTGGACAGCTTAGAAATTTGA